Within the Flavobacterium sp. CG_23.5 genome, the region GATGAAATCTTACGCAAATAAATTTTAATCCTTACTTTTGAATTTAGGATTCACAAAAGCTAACTCTTTCATGGAAATACAATATAATTTCTCTTTAAAAAAATACAATACATTTGGCATTGAAGCCAAAGCAAAACAGTTCGTCGCCGTTCATTCTATTGACGAATTGAAACATATTTTAGAAGAAAACAAAGCACAGAAAAAATTTATTTTGGGTGGCGGAAGCAATATGCTTTTGACACAGGACATTGACGCACTGGTTATTCATATTGATTTGAAAGGAAAAAAAATTATCAAAGAAAATGATGATTTTGTCTGGGTCGAAAGTCAAGCTGGAGAAAACTGGCATGAATTGGTTCTTTGGACAATCGACCAAAATTTTGGCGGAATGGAAAACATGTCTTTAATTCCCGGAAATGTGGGTACCACTCCCGTTCAAAACATCGGTGCTTATGGTACTGAAATCAAAGATACTTTTGTTTCCTGCGAAGCAATGAATATAGAAACTCAAGAAATTAAAACCGTCGTGAAAGACGATTGTCATTTTGGTTACAGAGAAAGTGTGTTCAAAAACGAGGCGAAAAATCAATATGTTATTACTTCTGTTGTTTTCAAATTGACAAAACGCAATCATAAGATCAATATTTCTTACGGCGACATTACAGCTGAATTGGCAAAAAACCACATCACAAATCCAAGTTTAAAGGACGTGAGCAATGCGGTGATAGCAATTCGTAAAAGCAAATTACCCGATCCAAAAGAACTGGGAAATAGCGGTAGTTTCTTTAAAAACCCTATTCTCTTAAAATCTGATTTCGAAAAAATTCATCAACAATTTCCAGAAATGAAATATTATGATGTTTCCCCAACGGAAGTAAAAGTTCCCGCTGGCTGGTTGATCGAACAAGCCGGTTTCAAAGGAAAACGTTTTGGTGATGCCGGAATACATAAAAATCAAGCATTGGTTTTAGTCAATTACGGCAATGCAACGGGACAAGAGATTTTGAATGTTTCAAAGAATATTCAGGAGACTATTTTTAAGACTTTTGGAATTCATATTGAAGCCGAAGTAAATGTGATATAGGTTTCAGTATTCAGTATTCGGTCGTAATGTTCAGCTGCAGTAAAAGCCGTAATATAGATTGCAGATCTGAGAGTGTGCATACCAAAATAGTATTTTAAAATTCGTTAATCCAAAATCACAAATCACCATGTACATCCCAGATATTTACAAAAACGAAAATCAAGAAGACATAACTGCTTTCTTGAAACAAAATAGTTTTGGCATTCTAATCAATCAAACTAATGGAAAATTGTGGGCGACTCACATTCCGTTAGAACTGCAAACGAATAAAGAAGGTAAAACAATTTTAGAAGGACATATATCTAAAGAAAATCCGCAATGGCAAGGTTTCACGGAAAACGACCAAATATTAGCCGTTTTTTCGGGACCACATTCTTACATCTCTCCTTCGTGGTACGATCACGAAAATGTCCCAACATGGAATTATATTGCGGTTCATGTTTACGGAAGAATAAAAATTATTGAAGGCGATGCAGTAATCGAATCGCTGAAAAAACTAGTCGATAAATACGAACAGAATTCGGAAAACCCGGTTCGCATAGAAGATTTATCCCAGAAAACGATGATGCAAAGTCGCGGAATTGTCGCTTTTGAAATCGAAATTGATGAGATTCAAGCCACAAAAAAAATGTCTCAAAATCGTGATGATAAAAACTATCAAAATATCATTTCTGAGTTGGAAAAAACCAACATAAATCAGTCCATTGCTGTCGCAAATGAAATGAAGAAATGCCCCCGATAAATTCTTTCAAAATTCACAGTTTATGATTAAAAATTCATAATTGTATTCATACCTTTGCGCTCTCTCGAAATTTCGGGACTAAAAACTCACTAAACTCAGATGCTTATTATTATTCTTTACTTTTTTATTTTTATTGTTGCCGTTCAGATTTTGTATTACTTGGTTATTTTTGGAAAATTTTCTTTCGCAAAAGCGCAAAAGATAACACCCAAAAGAATTCCGATATCGGTTATTGTTTGTGCCAAAAACGAAGAAGAAAACGTAACAAATTTTATTCCGTTACTAGCTGAACAAAATTATCCTGATTTTGAAATTGTCTTAATTGACGATGCTTCGAGCGACGATACATTGGCTCTTTTTGAAGGTTTTGAAAAACAATATCCAAATGTACGTTTGGTGAAAGTGCAAAACAACGAAGCCTTTTGGGGCAACAAAAAATACGCATTGACTTTAGGAATCAAAGCTGCAAAAAAAGAATATTTATTATTCACTGATGCCGACTGCTATCCAACATCAAAAGAATGGATTACAGCGATGAGCTCTCAATTTACGATGCAAAAAACAATTGTTTTGGGTTATGGTAAATATGAAAAAGTAGCTAATTCTTTTTTGAATAAAATCATTCGTTTTGAAACTTTGCTCACCGCCATTCAATATTTTTCTTGGGCAAAAATAGGTCATCCATATATGGGCGTGGGTAGAAACCTAGCGTATAAAAAAGAAGAGTTTTTCAGTGCCAATGGTTTTATTGAGCACATGCAAGTTCGTTCCGGTGATGATGATTTGTTCATTAATCAAGTCGCAAATGCGAGAAACACAGCCGTTTCCTATACACCCGAAAGTTTCACTTATTCTAAACCAAAAACGACTTACAAAGACTGGATTATACAAAAAAGAAGACATATTGCTACAGCAAACTATTACAAGAAATTCGATAAATTTCAATTAGGCGTTTTCTATTGTTCGCAACTACTTTTTATTTTACTTACGATACTATTACTGGCCTTTCAGTTTCAATGGATAATAGTACTAAGTTTATTTGGTTTACGTTATTTAGTATCTTGGATTGTTATTGGATTTTCGGCCGGGAAATTAAAAGAAAAAGATGTGGTATATTGGTATCCAATAATCGAATTAGTACTTATAGTCACGCAAATTAATATCTTTATAACAAATACATTCTCAAAACCGGTACATTGGAAATAAACAAACAAATAGAAAAAGCAAAACAAGGTGACCAAGTTGCCTTCACTTTTCTATTGGATTATTATTGGAATGAAGTGTATGGTTTCATGCTTAAACGCACTGAAAATGAAACCAATGCCGAAGATATTACTATCGAGACGTTTTCCAAAGCCTTTGACAAAATAGCCACTTATAATTCGGAATTTCAGTTTAATACTTGGCTTATTGCTATTGCAAAAAACGTTCACATCGATTTATTGCGAAAAAAGAAATCGAGTCTTTTTGTCGAAATTACAGATGAACAAGACCAGCAAGCCTACAATATTGCTGATACGACTCCATCGGCAGAAGATGAATTGATTACAGAGCAAAACCTTTCACAGTTACTACAATTCATCAAAGAATTAAAACCGCATTATCAGGAAGTAATTCAACTTCGCTATTTTCAGGAAATGAGTTATCAGGAAATCGCCAATAAAATTGACGAACCTTTGAGTAATGTAAAGATCAAACTGCTTCGCGCCAAGAAACTATTGGCAGAAATTATTCAGAATAAAAGATAGTTTAATAGGTTAACGGTTATTTGGTTAATCGTTTATTTGGTTAATCCGTTATTCGCTTATTAGGTTAAAACGATTCAACAGTTAGACGCCTAAACAATTAAACTAAAAAATTTTGCACTTTATATACTAAAATTCCTGTTATTTACGTTGTTAAATAAAACACCCATTGCTTATGATTTAAATGCTACTTAACCATTAAATCCATAAACCATGTCAAAATTAAGCATCTACGAAACCAGCTGGTTAAACCTTGTTTTCGAGCACAGAAACAAAGAATATGGAGCGTATAAATTACGTCAGGAAAGCACTAAAACATCCCTATTTGCACTTTTTATGGGACTATTATTATTAGCTTCCGCATTGAGTATTCCTCTTGTTATTAATCATTTTTATCCAGACAACAGGATCACAATTCCTATTCCCGAATTTATGACACCGATTGAAATAATCGAAATAGCACCAAATGAAATTAAGAAAATAGACAAGCCGATTCTTCCTGAAGTTAAAACGGCAAATACAGCAATACCAATTGAAAGCAAACAACTTGTCAATCCAATTATTGTTGAAGCATCACAAGCTAGTCCAGAAATTATAAAAAATACACAAAACACAAGTACAGCAAGCGCAATTACCGATGGTACAGCAGTCGTGGGAATAAATGCAACCTCTGCAGCGGGAACGGCAACAGAAAATGCAAGTGCTGGCGATCCGGGAGATACTGTCGTGGCCAGTGTTGCGCTTGACAAACTTCCAGAATTTCCAGGAGGCATCAATAAATTTTACTCGTATGTTGGAAATAATTTTGAAAAACCAGAAATCGAAGGCGTAAACGTCATTCGTGTTTATGTATCGTTTGTCATTGAAAAAGATGGTGCCATGACGGATATTCAGGTGAAAAATGATCCAGGTTACGGTTTAGGTAAAGAAGCCATTCGAGTATTGAAATCGTTGCGAACAAAATGGTCTCCGGGAATGGTTGGTTCAAAAGCGGTCCGAACTGCCTACAACTTGCCCATTACGGTACAGATGAATTAATTGGATTTTGTAAATATCCTGAAAACTTCAAAATTCAAAATTCTTTGTTCTTTGTTCAAAATTTAAAATAAGGTCGAATAATCAACTTGGACTTTTGAATTTTGAACGTGAAATTTAAAAACATTCTTTCTGTTTGTAAAGGATAAAGAACAAAATTTATTTAAAAAATCAAAAGCTTCATTTAATTTTGAAGCTTTTTTTGAATATCACATCTAACTTTTTTAAATTTTATCTAAATACAACAAAAAGTACTAATCTAGCCCTGATAGAGCCGATATCCTCGTAGTCCCGAAGCTTCGGGACGAAGAGATAAAGGCGAAAGCAGGACAACTATTAATTAAAATATTCAAAAAAATCTGCTCCTCATGCTTTAATAGCTCTTGCTTCAAATAAACATATAAACGAATCCACAAATAGACTACATTCATTATCTTTGCGCTTTGAAAATTGATATATGGAAACTGTTTTAGAAAATACTTTACCGATAGGAAAACCGAAATGGTTGAAGGTAAAACTCCCAATTGGCCAAAAATATACAGAGCTTCGTGGCTTAGTTGATAAATATAGTCTTAATACGATTTGTACCTCAGGAAGCTGTCCAAATATGGGCGAATGCTGGGGAGAAGGAACGGCAACGTTTATGATTTTAGGAAATGTGTGTACGCGTTCTTGTGGTTTTTGTGGTGTAAAAACCGGAAGGCCTGAAACCGTAGACTGGGATGAGCCAGAAAAAGTGGCACGTTCTATAAAAATCATGAATATTAAACATGCTGTAGTTACCAGCGTGGATAGAGATGATTTGAAAGATGGTGGTTCCATTATTTGGATTGAAACCGTTAAAGCTATTCGTAGAATGAATCCCAACACTACTTTGGAAACTTTGATTCCTGATTTTCAAGGTATCGAAAGAAATATTGATCGAATTATAGAAGCCAATCCCGAAGTAGTTTCGCATAATGTAGAAACCGTTCGCAGGCTGACTCGTGAAGTACGTATTCAGGCAAAATATGACCGAAGTTTAGAAGTTTTGAGATACTTGAAAGAGAAAGGTATTCGCAGAACTAAATCTGGAATTATGCTTGGACTTGGCGAAAAAGAAGAGGAAGTTTTTCAAACGATGAGAGATTTGCGTGAAGCTAATGTCGATATTGTAACGATAGGTCAATACTTGCAACCCAGTAAAAAACATTTGCCTGTAAAAGAATTTATAACGCCAGATCAATTTGAGATATATGAGAAATTTGGGTTGGAATTGGGTTTTCGTCATGTAGAAAGCGGCCCATTAGTTCGCTCTTCTTACAAAGCTCAAAAACACATATTATAGTCGAATGTCTTAAAGTCAGAAAGTCGAAAGGCTTGACATATTGACTTTAGGACTTTAGGATTTTAAGACTTTAAGACTTATGATTAGAATTGCCATTAATGGTTTTGGAAGAATTGGAAGAAATTTATTTCGCCTGCTTTTAAACCATCCCGATATTGAAGTAATTGCCATAAATGATATTGCTGACACCAAAACAATGGCCCATTTAGTGAAATATGACAGTATTCACGGGGTTTTGCCTCATGCGGTAACTGTCGATGAAAAAGGATTTATTATAGATGGAAACCATTTTTTGTTTTTTCAT harbors:
- the murB gene encoding UDP-N-acetylmuramate dehydrogenase — translated: MEIQYNFSLKKYNTFGIEAKAKQFVAVHSIDELKHILEENKAQKKFILGGGSNMLLTQDIDALVIHIDLKGKKIIKENDDFVWVESQAGENWHELVLWTIDQNFGGMENMSLIPGNVGTTPVQNIGAYGTEIKDTFVSCEAMNIETQEIKTVVKDDCHFGYRESVFKNEAKNQYVITSVVFKLTKRNHKINISYGDITAELAKNHITNPSLKDVSNAVIAIRKSKLPDPKELGNSGSFFKNPILLKSDFEKIHQQFPEMKYYDVSPTEVKVPAGWLIEQAGFKGKRFGDAGIHKNQALVLVNYGNATGQEILNVSKNIQETIFKTFGIHIEAEVNVI
- a CDS encoding FMN-binding negative transcriptional regulator, whose translation is MYIPDIYKNENQEDITAFLKQNSFGILINQTNGKLWATHIPLELQTNKEGKTILEGHISKENPQWQGFTENDQILAVFSGPHSYISPSWYDHENVPTWNYIAVHVYGRIKIIEGDAVIESLKKLVDKYEQNSENPVRIEDLSQKTMMQSRGIVAFEIEIDEIQATKKMSQNRDDKNYQNIISELEKTNINQSIAVANEMKKCPR
- a CDS encoding glycosyltransferase, with product MLIIILYFFIFIVAVQILYYLVIFGKFSFAKAQKITPKRIPISVIVCAKNEEENVTNFIPLLAEQNYPDFEIVLIDDASSDDTLALFEGFEKQYPNVRLVKVQNNEAFWGNKKYALTLGIKAAKKEYLLFTDADCYPTSKEWITAMSSQFTMQKTIVLGYGKYEKVANSFLNKIIRFETLLTAIQYFSWAKIGHPYMGVGRNLAYKKEEFFSANGFIEHMQVRSGDDDLFINQVANARNTAVSYTPESFTYSKPKTTYKDWIIQKRRHIATANYYKKFDKFQLGVFYCSQLLFILLTILLLAFQFQWIIVLSLFGLRYLVSWIVIGFSAGKLKEKDVVYWYPIIELVLIVTQINIFITNTFSKPVHWK
- a CDS encoding RNA polymerase sigma factor, which produces MEINKQIEKAKQGDQVAFTFLLDYYWNEVYGFMLKRTENETNAEDITIETFSKAFDKIATYNSEFQFNTWLIAIAKNVHIDLLRKKKSSLFVEITDEQDQQAYNIADTTPSAEDELITEQNLSQLLQFIKELKPHYQEVIQLRYFQEMSYQEIANKIDEPLSNVKIKLLRAKKLLAEIIQNKR
- a CDS encoding energy transducer TonB; amino-acid sequence: MSKLSIYETSWLNLVFEHRNKEYGAYKLRQESTKTSLFALFMGLLLLASALSIPLVINHFYPDNRITIPIPEFMTPIEIIEIAPNEIKKIDKPILPEVKTANTAIPIESKQLVNPIIVEASQASPEIIKNTQNTSTASAITDGTAVVGINATSAAGTATENASAGDPGDTVVASVALDKLPEFPGGINKFYSYVGNNFEKPEIEGVNVIRVYVSFVIEKDGAMTDIQVKNDPGYGLGKEAIRVLKSLRTKWSPGMVGSKAVRTAYNLPITVQMN
- the lipA gene encoding lipoyl synthase translates to METVLENTLPIGKPKWLKVKLPIGQKYTELRGLVDKYSLNTICTSGSCPNMGECWGEGTATFMILGNVCTRSCGFCGVKTGRPETVDWDEPEKVARSIKIMNIKHAVVTSVDRDDLKDGGSIIWIETVKAIRRMNPNTTLETLIPDFQGIERNIDRIIEANPEVVSHNVETVRRLTREVRIQAKYDRSLEVLRYLKEKGIRRTKSGIMLGLGEKEEEVFQTMRDLREANVDIVTIGQYLQPSKKHLPVKEFITPDQFEIYEKFGLELGFRHVESGPLVRSSYKAQKHIL